In Marinobacter antarcticus, one genomic interval encodes:
- the atpD gene encoding F0F1 ATP synthase subunit beta: MSNQVVSTPVQADPSHASGADAATHGEVIGIRGGVVDVRFPQASPRIHDLLYAGSLALEVASLLESGAVRCMALAPVRGLGLGMPVRATGMPIQVPVGDAVLGRMLNVFGEPIDNKPAPASDIRRSIHQPPPALEDRVVHSDILETGIKAIDLLSPIERGGKTGLFGGAGVGKTVLITELINNTVQHYQGVSLFCGIGERSREAEELYREMGDAGVRDKTVMLFGQMNEAPGVRFLVGKTALTMAEYFRDDQKQDVLLLIDNIFRFVQAGAEVSGLMGRMPSRVGYQPTLATELASLEERITSTRNGAITSIQAVYVPADDFTDPAAAHIFSHLSASVVLSRKRASEGLYPAVDPLGSASVMLTPAMVGQRHYDIARAVRRTLAEYEDLRDIIAMLGMEELSAADRATVARARRLERFLTQPFFTTGSFTGNDGKRVPVKDTLDGCETILNQTEFDDNETDYYMIGSLKDLKAKS; this comes from the coding sequence ATGTCGAATCAAGTCGTTTCCACTCCAGTCCAAGCGGACCCGAGCCATGCCTCTGGCGCCGACGCAGCCACTCACGGGGAAGTTATAGGCATTCGCGGCGGTGTTGTTGACGTGCGCTTCCCGCAGGCCTCTCCGCGTATTCACGACCTACTCTATGCCGGCAGTCTGGCCCTGGAAGTAGCCTCGCTGCTAGAAAGCGGCGCAGTACGCTGTATGGCACTGGCACCGGTGCGAGGGCTTGGGCTTGGCATGCCGGTACGAGCTACCGGCATGCCCATTCAGGTGCCGGTAGGCGACGCGGTGCTGGGGCGCATGCTCAACGTGTTTGGCGAACCCATTGATAACAAACCCGCTCCCGCTTCTGACATTCGCCGTTCCATTCACCAGCCGCCACCCGCACTTGAAGACCGCGTGGTGCACAGCGACATTCTGGAGACCGGCATCAAGGCGATCGACTTACTGTCGCCCATCGAGCGTGGCGGCAAGACCGGGCTTTTTGGCGGCGCCGGGGTTGGCAAAACCGTGCTGATCACCGAACTTATCAACAACACGGTTCAGCACTATCAGGGGGTCAGCCTGTTTTGCGGCATTGGCGAGCGCTCCCGCGAGGCCGAAGAGCTGTATCGGGAAATGGGCGACGCCGGCGTGCGGGACAAAACCGTGATGCTGTTCGGGCAAATGAACGAAGCCCCAGGCGTGCGCTTTCTGGTCGGCAAAACGGCACTCACCATGGCGGAGTATTTTCGTGACGATCAGAAACAGGACGTGCTGTTGCTCATCGACAATATTTTCCGCTTCGTGCAGGCGGGGGCAGAGGTTTCCGGGCTGATGGGCCGAATGCCTTCGCGGGTTGGCTACCAGCCTACCCTGGCAACGGAACTGGCCTCTCTCGAGGAGCGCATCACAAGTACTCGTAACGGAGCGATCACCTCTATTCAGGCGGTATACGTTCCCGCAGATGATTTCACCGACCCTGCGGCCGCTCATATTTTCTCTCATCTTTCAGCGTCTGTGGTACTTTCACGCAAGCGCGCCAGTGAGGGCCTTTACCCTGCAGTTGACCCGCTTGGCTCCGCTTCCGTGATGTTAACGCCTGCCATGGTCGGCCAGCGCCATTATGATATTGCCCGGGCAGTAAGACGCACACTCGCCGAGTATGAAGACCTGCGCGATATTATAGCGATGCTGGGCATGGAAGAACTCTCAGCCGCAGACCGCGCAACCGTGGCACGGGCGCGTCGACTTGAACGCTTTCTTACGCAACCATTTTTCACCACGGGCTCCTTTACGGGTAATGATGGAAAGCGCGTGCCGGTCAAAGACACTCTGGACGGCTGTGAAACCATCCTGAACCAGACGGAATTCGACGATAACGAAACTGACTATTACATGATTGGTTCCCTCAAAGATCTGAAGGCGAAATCATGA
- a CDS encoding ATPase, with the protein MSLADTMQVTLRLPTRTLFNGSVQRLFARAENGAFGMLPNHTDFVTALVPSVLILTTEDGGEMFFGIDEGILMKKGYQVDIAIRRGVQGSDLDTLHETIQAAFIEVDEEERVARSALSRLEAGIVRRFGDLRKPTV; encoded by the coding sequence ATGAGTCTGGCAGACACAATGCAGGTAACGCTGAGGCTGCCAACCCGCACGCTGTTCAACGGCAGTGTTCAGAGGTTGTTTGCCAGGGCGGAGAACGGCGCTTTCGGCATGCTTCCGAACCATACGGACTTTGTTACAGCGCTGGTTCCTTCGGTACTTATTCTCACCACAGAAGACGGCGGGGAAATGTTTTTCGGCATTGACGAAGGCATACTGATGAAGAAAGGCTATCAGGTGGACATTGCTATACGCCGCGGCGTTCAGGGTTCCGATCTTGACACCCTGCACGAGACCATCCAGGCAGCTTTTATTGAAGTGGACGAAGAAGAACGGGTGGCGCGCTCGGCGCTGTCACGACTCGAAGCAGGCATAGTCCGGCGCTTTGGTGACTTGCGGAAGCCCACGGTATGA
- the argF gene encoding ornithine carbamoyltransferase: MAFNLKNRHFLTLRDFSPQEISFLLKLSTDLKAAKYAGTEVPQLNGKEIALIFEKNSTRTRVGFEVAAYDQGARVTYLGPSGTHIGHKESVKDTARVLGRVYDAIEYRGFGQKLVEELAQYAGVPVYNGLTDEFHPTQILADFLTMQEHVEKPLHKVAYAFLGDAANNMGDSLLIGGAKMGMDVRLCAPKACWPRQTVQDEAQAIARETGARITITEDVDAAVAGVDFVYTDVWVSMGESKEKWGDRIKLLMPYQVNTAVMEKTGNPRARFMHCLPAFHNTDTIVGKEIQAEFGISAMEVTDEVFESPASIVFDQAENRMHTIKAVLVATLGA; the protein is encoded by the coding sequence ATGGCTTTTAATCTGAAGAATCGTCACTTTCTGACCTTGCGTGATTTCTCTCCGCAGGAAATCAGCTTTCTGCTGAAGCTATCGACGGATCTGAAGGCGGCCAAATACGCCGGCACCGAAGTTCCGCAACTAAATGGTAAGGAAATCGCCTTGATCTTCGAAAAGAACTCCACCCGCACACGGGTCGGGTTCGAGGTGGCCGCTTACGACCAGGGTGCCAGAGTCACCTATCTCGGGCCCTCAGGAACCCACATTGGCCACAAGGAATCGGTAAAGGATACCGCCCGGGTGCTGGGCCGTGTCTACGATGCCATTGAGTACCGGGGTTTTGGCCAGAAGCTTGTTGAAGAGTTGGCGCAATACGCTGGCGTGCCGGTCTATAACGGCCTGACCGATGAGTTCCACCCCACGCAGATTCTCGCTGACTTTCTCACCATGCAGGAGCACGTGGAGAAGCCGTTGCACAAGGTCGCCTATGCCTTTCTCGGCGACGCCGCAAATAACATGGGCGATAGCCTGCTGATCGGTGGTGCCAAAATGGGCATGGATGTTCGTCTGTGTGCTCCAAAAGCCTGCTGGCCACGCCAGACAGTGCAGGATGAGGCTCAGGCAATCGCACGGGAAACCGGTGCCCGCATTACCATTACCGAGGATGTGGATGCCGCCGTCGCCGGCGTCGACTTTGTCTACACCGATGTCTGGGTATCCATGGGCGAATCGAAAGAAAAGTGGGGTGACCGGATCAAGCTGTTAATGCCCTATCAGGTGAATACTGCCGTCATGGAAAAGACCGGCAACCCCCGCGCCCGCTTCATGCATTGCCTGCCGGCCTTCCACAATACCGACACCATCGTTGGTAAAGAAATTCAGGCAGAATTCGGAATCAGTGCCATGGAGGTAACCGACGAGGTTTTCGAAAGCCCTGCGTCGATTGTTTTCGATCAGGCGGAAAACCGTATGCACACCATCAAAGCAGTGCTGGTAGCCACTCTCGGGGCCTGA
- a CDS encoding F0F1 ATP synthase subunit C, which produces MTDLVIIAAISIFTAGMTVSFGALGPALGEGRAAAAAIAAIAQQPDAAATLSRTLFVSLAMIESTAIYCFVVAMILIFANPFWDAAMQVAAGG; this is translated from the coding sequence ATGACGGATCTCGTAATTATTGCAGCCATTTCGATATTTACGGCTGGCATGACAGTGTCTTTCGGCGCCCTGGGCCCGGCACTTGGAGAAGGGCGGGCTGCCGCCGCCGCAATTGCCGCCATCGCCCAGCAACCGGATGCCGCCGCGACCTTGTCCCGAACCCTGTTTGTGAGCCTGGCCATGATTGAATCCACCGCCATCTACTGTTTTGTGGTGGCTATGATTCTGATTTTCGCCAACCCGTTCTGGGACGCAGCAATGCAGGTCGCCGCAGGAGGCTAG
- the arcC gene encoding carbamate kinase — protein MLIVAALGGNALLKRGEPLTAEAQRTNVRKAATSLAELVRAGHRLVITHGNGPQVGLLALQGAAYMPEEAYPLDVLGAETGGMIGYMIEQEIENTLGHDRPVATLLTQVVVDRNDPAFANPTKFIGPVYDKAEAESRAAAAGWNIAADGDKWRRVVPSPAPIEIPDMRVLKLLLDQEVIVICTGGGGIPVLRRNDGSMIGVEAVIDKDAASALLARELGADALLLLTDVDAVYRDFGTPTAAPVRKVTPEQARALDVPAGSMGPKVAAACNFAETGGISGIGRLEDALAILESRAGTLITGSATNNP, from the coding sequence ATGCTGATTGTTGCAGCTCTGGGCGGCAACGCCCTGTTGAAACGCGGTGAACCACTGACGGCTGAAGCCCAGCGCACCAATGTTCGAAAAGCAGCGACATCACTGGCGGAGCTGGTGCGCGCTGGGCACCGACTGGTCATTACCCATGGCAATGGCCCTCAGGTAGGCTTGCTGGCATTGCAGGGCGCAGCCTATATGCCTGAAGAAGCCTACCCGCTGGATGTTCTGGGTGCTGAGACCGGCGGCATGATCGGCTACATGATCGAGCAGGAAATAGAAAACACCCTCGGCCATGATCGCCCTGTTGCGACTCTGCTCACCCAGGTTGTTGTCGACCGGAACGACCCGGCATTCGCCAATCCGACCAAATTTATCGGCCCGGTCTACGATAAGGCAGAAGCAGAGTCACGGGCAGCGGCCGCAGGCTGGAATATCGCAGCCGATGGCGACAAGTGGCGCAGAGTAGTTCCGTCGCCTGCTCCCATAGAAATACCTGACATGCGCGTGCTGAAATTGCTGCTGGATCAGGAAGTGATCGTTATCTGTACCGGCGGTGGCGGCATTCCGGTGCTGCGCCGTAACGACGGCAGCATGATCGGTGTTGAAGCGGTCATCGACAAGGATGCGGCCAGTGCTTTACTTGCACGTGAGTTAGGCGCTGATGCCCTGCTACTGCTGACCGATGTGGATGCAGTGTATCGCGACTTCGGCACACCGACCGCAGCCCCGGTTCGCAAAGTCACCCCTGAGCAGGCAAGGGCGCTTGATGTACCGGCCGGTTCCATGGGTCCGAAGGTGGCAGCAGCCTGCAATTTTGCGGAGACTGGAGGCATCAGCGGCATTGGCCGGCTGGAAGATGCTCTTGCTATCCTGGAGTCGCGAGCGGGAACGCTCATCACTGGATCGGCCACGAACAACCCTTAA
- a CDS encoding F0F1 ATP synthase subunit B family protein → MSIDWITVIAQIANFLVLVWLLKRFLYRPILDGIDAREAEITRRMAEAGEAEKKAQTAEAEYRQQQKQLLADQNAVAEQALQASENQRDSLLADARAKLEQEQKDWQKHLERERQKFTAQLQRAGEETLLELTRKALRDLADESLEEAIVRRVSARLRPIASELSEAAGDSKEAVATSRDTLPEAAQALMQADIKSLLPGISLRFETDSQQSPGLVLRVGGAQVAWTVDSYTEEFDALLSERMAAGASGRMQPGDS, encoded by the coding sequence ATGTCCATTGACTGGATTACCGTCATCGCGCAGATCGCCAACTTCCTGGTGCTGGTCTGGCTGCTGAAACGTTTTCTCTACCGCCCGATTCTTGACGGCATTGATGCCCGCGAGGCTGAAATAACCCGCCGCATGGCCGAAGCTGGAGAGGCAGAGAAAAAAGCACAGACGGCAGAAGCCGAATATCGCCAGCAGCAAAAACAGCTGCTGGCAGACCAGAATGCGGTAGCCGAACAGGCTCTACAGGCGTCAGAAAACCAGCGCGATTCTCTGCTGGCTGATGCCCGCGCCAAACTTGAGCAGGAGCAGAAAGACTGGCAAAAACACCTTGAGCGCGAGCGCCAGAAATTCACCGCGCAACTGCAGCGAGCCGGAGAAGAGACCCTGCTCGAGCTGACCCGAAAAGCACTGCGCGATCTCGCGGATGAATCGCTGGAAGAGGCCATTGTTCGCCGAGTCAGCGCGCGGCTGCGCCCGATTGCGAGCGAGCTCTCCGAAGCCGCAGGTGACAGCAAAGAGGCGGTGGCTACCAGCCGCGATACTTTACCGGAGGCGGCACAGGCACTTATGCAGGCAGATATCAAAAGCCTGCTGCCAGGCATAAGCCTACGCTTTGAAACTGACTCACAGCAGTCGCCAGGGTTGGTTCTGCGTGTTGGCGGAGCCCAGGTAGCCTGGACGGTCGACAGCTACACCGAAGAGTTCGATGCGCTGTTAAGCGAACGCATGGCTGCTGGCGCTTCCGGGCGGATGCAACCCGGCGATTCTTAA
- a CDS encoding F0F1 ATP synthase subunit A produces the protein MQLTPDDIIVFTLAGWKVNATIVNTWIVMVLLVGISMVITRNLRADVPPNRWRTTLEVIVKLIQNQIEEVTRNSARHVMYFAGTLFLFIALSNLMLVIPGFTPPTSSLSTTAALALSVLMAVPVFGIASGGVGSYLKTFIEPSVIMLPFNIIGEFSRGISLAIRLYGNVMSGAVIAAILLTVAPFFFPVVMDMLGLLTGIIQAYIFAILATVYISSATTEPSSTEPASSAAQKQNSIPESKLSTDQEEKS, from the coding sequence ATGCAGCTTACCCCCGATGATATTATTGTGTTCACGCTGGCTGGCTGGAAGGTCAACGCCACCATCGTCAACACCTGGATCGTGATGGTACTGCTGGTGGGTATTTCCATGGTGATTACCCGCAACCTGCGCGCCGATGTGCCGCCCAACCGTTGGCGTACGACTCTGGAGGTCATCGTCAAGCTGATTCAGAACCAGATCGAGGAAGTCACCCGAAACTCTGCACGCCACGTGATGTATTTTGCCGGCACCTTGTTCCTGTTCATTGCACTATCAAACTTAATGCTGGTGATACCGGGATTTACGCCGCCCACTTCCTCCTTATCTACCACTGCCGCACTGGCCTTGTCTGTGCTGATGGCCGTGCCGGTGTTTGGCATTGCCAGCGGCGGTGTAGGGAGCTACCTCAAAACGTTTATTGAGCCTTCAGTCATCATGCTACCGTTCAACATCATCGGGGAGTTCTCGCGGGGTATCTCGCTGGCCATCCGCCTGTATGGCAACGTGATGAGCGGCGCCGTCATAGCCGCCATTTTGCTAACAGTAGCTCCCTTTTTCTTTCCGGTGGTCATGGACATGCTCGGACTATTAACCGGCATAATTCAGGCCTATATCTTTGCCATTCTTGCCACTGTTTATATTTCATCGGCTACAACAGAGCCATCGTCAACAGAGCCAGCCTCTTCAGCTGCTCAGAAGCAGAATTCAATACCTGAATCAAAATTATCAACCGACCAGGAAGAAAAATCATGA
- a CDS encoding ATP synthase subunit I: MITVDWQAVLLGFSVGLPIGALFFLGLAWGMRRALTSHRPGLWLIVSAFCRIAVLLAVGFWVIATAESNWAVAGYTLAFFLARLIAVLWARVGKKSAITRQEGT, encoded by the coding sequence GTGATAACGGTAGACTGGCAAGCAGTGCTGTTGGGGTTTTCTGTTGGCTTACCCATCGGCGCACTTTTCTTTTTAGGCCTGGCTTGGGGCATGCGGCGCGCTCTGACCTCTCACCGGCCTGGGCTCTGGCTTATAGTCAGCGCTTTCTGCCGAATCGCGGTATTGCTGGCCGTTGGTTTCTGGGTAATCGCTACCGCCGAAAGTAACTGGGCAGTGGCGGGTTACACACTGGCATTTTTCCTGGCACGATTGATTGCGGTGCTCTGGGCCAGAGTGGGCAAGAAATCTGCCATTACCAGACAGGAGGGGACATAA
- a CDS encoding F0F1 ATP synthase subunit gamma, which produces MAQTLETLSRHSDTLKSIRGIVHTMKTLSAINASPYEHAARSIEAYHQTILQGFAAFAYRTGEIALRRDGALEHLVIVFGSDHGLCGNYNEILADLVKQHCQTQIIGKRCLLCIGAQMNDALDDQGLTPDAVLLPPASADGIGRLAGDIVTRIDRFSQGQPLAHLAVTLAFTQRGEQGLREPVTRRLLPLNPALLQREKYWNSCSLPDYTMPADALLSSLIRSHIFASVFRASAEAMVTENSARLALMQQAEQSVDERIEQVLGELRSVRQTEITNELMDLIIGFEALKKRGKRKGEQAQRT; this is translated from the coding sequence ATGGCCCAAACGCTTGAAACTCTCTCCCGGCACAGCGATACGCTGAAAAGTATTCGTGGCATCGTCCACACCATGAAGACTTTGTCTGCGATAAACGCTTCACCCTACGAGCACGCCGCCCGCTCAATTGAAGCCTATCACCAGACCATACTTCAGGGCTTTGCCGCCTTCGCTTACCGGACCGGCGAGATTGCCCTGCGCCGGGATGGCGCGCTTGAACACCTGGTCATCGTCTTCGGCTCCGACCACGGCCTCTGTGGCAACTACAACGAGATTCTTGCAGATTTGGTAAAGCAGCATTGCCAGACGCAAATCATCGGCAAACGATGCCTTCTTTGCATCGGGGCGCAGATGAACGATGCTCTGGATGATCAGGGCCTGACACCTGACGCTGTTCTGCTACCACCGGCGTCTGCCGACGGCATCGGCCGCCTCGCCGGCGATATCGTTACCCGGATAGACCGTTTCAGCCAAGGCCAGCCACTGGCCCACCTGGCCGTCACTCTGGCATTTACCCAGCGCGGCGAGCAGGGCCTGCGGGAACCGGTGACGCGAAGGCTTCTGCCACTGAATCCGGCGCTGCTACAGCGTGAAAAGTACTGGAATTCCTGCTCGCTTCCGGATTACACCATGCCCGCCGACGCTCTTCTGTCGTCGCTAATTCGCAGCCATATCTTCGCCAGCGTATTCCGCGCCTCGGCCGAAGCCATGGTCACTGAAAACTCGGCAAGGCTGGCGCTGATGCAGCAAGCCGAACAGTCAGTGGATGAACGCATTGAGCAGGTTCTGGGTGAGCTCCGGTCAGTGCGTCAGACAGAAATCACCAATGAACTGATGGATTTGATTATTGGGTTTGAGGCGCTAAAAAAACGCGGAAAGCGTAAGGGCGAGCAAGCACAACGAACATAG
- a CDS encoding F0F1 ATP synthase subunit alpha, with translation MTVSDHSAPENRSELHSAEHFDAWRETLLATPAPAPILTEVGRVTEVGDGVAIVTGLARALADELLVFECGVRGIVLDLEPERLGVVLLGPSELITLGEDVRRTRKVVSVPVGPALLGRVIDAMGRPRDGLDAIAAVAETPIEAEAPGILSRSAIFRPLATGIKTIDAVVPVGLGQRELIIGDRQTGKTSIAVDTILNQSRSQVICIYCAIGQRGDAVSRVIGALKKGNMMARSIVMSAGDEETPGLAYIAPYAAMAMAEYFSDQGRDVLIIFDDLTHHARSYRELSLLLRRPPGREAFPGDIFYVHARLLERAGQFTQEAGGGSITALPVVETQAENLSAYIPTNLISITDGQIYLSPRLVRKNQFPAVDLGLSVSRVGGKAQSRTLREVAGNLRVTLSQFEELEDFARFGTRLDDVTRARLTRGSAVRNALRQAERDPMPAAEQLAVLIAAMEGLFDTLSEQKLTDAMGRIRAAARKHLQVIDERISEDKALSEEDRKLIIATANEACHGPNA, from the coding sequence ATGACCGTTAGCGATCACAGTGCTCCGGAAAACCGCTCCGAATTACATTCAGCAGAGCATTTCGATGCGTGGCGGGAAACTCTGCTGGCAACGCCCGCGCCCGCCCCGATACTGACCGAAGTCGGCCGGGTAACCGAAGTGGGCGACGGCGTTGCGATCGTGACTGGGCTCGCCCGCGCTCTGGCGGATGAGTTGCTGGTATTTGAATGCGGCGTTCGCGGCATCGTACTGGATCTGGAGCCTGAGCGGCTCGGCGTTGTTCTGCTCGGGCCTTCGGAGCTCATTACCCTGGGCGAAGATGTACGCCGCACACGTAAAGTGGTGAGCGTACCTGTCGGCCCTGCTCTGCTCGGCCGTGTGATCGACGCCATGGGCCGCCCCAGAGACGGCCTGGACGCTATTGCCGCAGTAGCGGAAACGCCCATTGAAGCGGAAGCGCCGGGCATTCTCAGCCGCTCGGCTATTTTCCGACCGCTGGCAACGGGCATAAAGACGATCGATGCTGTGGTACCCGTGGGCTTGGGACAACGCGAATTAATCATCGGTGACCGCCAGACCGGTAAAACCTCCATCGCCGTGGACACCATACTCAATCAGTCGCGATCACAGGTTATCTGCATCTATTGCGCCATCGGGCAGCGTGGCGATGCGGTATCCCGGGTGATCGGCGCCTTGAAAAAAGGCAACATGATGGCCCGCAGCATTGTTATGTCTGCCGGTGACGAAGAGACACCGGGGCTGGCTTACATTGCACCTTATGCCGCTATGGCCATGGCCGAGTATTTTTCCGATCAGGGCCGGGATGTATTGATCATTTTTGATGACCTGACACACCATGCCCGCTCCTATCGGGAACTGTCGCTGCTTTTACGCCGGCCACCGGGGCGCGAAGCTTTCCCCGGCGATATATTCTACGTTCATGCCCGCCTGCTGGAGCGGGCCGGCCAGTTTACCCAGGAAGCTGGCGGCGGCTCGATCACCGCCTTGCCTGTGGTGGAAACCCAGGCGGAGAATCTGTCAGCCTATATTCCCACCAACCTGATTTCCATTACCGATGGCCAGATTTACCTGTCGCCGCGGCTGGTGCGTAAGAACCAGTTTCCTGCCGTTGACCTGGGGCTGTCGGTCTCCCGCGTGGGAGGCAAGGCTCAGAGCCGGACCCTGCGCGAAGTGGCCGGCAATCTGCGGGTGACTCTGTCACAGTTTGAAGAGCTGGAGGATTTTGCCCGCTTTGGTACGCGGCTGGACGACGTCACACGCGCGCGACTGACCCGTGGCTCGGCGGTCCGCAATGCACTGCGCCAGGCAGAGCGTGATCCGATGCCCGCCGCAGAACAGCTGGCAGTTCTGATCGCGGCCATGGAAGGCCTTTTCGATACCTTGTCAGAACAGAAACTGACCGATGCCATGGGACGTATTCGTGCCGCCGCGAGGAAACATTTACAAGTCATTGACGAACGCATCAGCGAAGACAAGGCATTGAGCGAGGAAGACCGCAAACTGATTATTGCCACTGCAAACGAGGCCTGTCATGGCCCAAACGCTTGA
- a CDS encoding SDR family oxidoreductase, which yields MRLHDRVFLLLGGTGGIGKALVDPLVLAGARVIVASRHPERTDHREGVSAVHLDLAAIDLDQQLVRLSEAYPDIDGMIHCAGQNRFAGLASMTVSELDAQYSVNLRSAMLVARHFVPRFEKAGGGALVFVGSTFGSIGFPGYTAYCAAKFGLRGFTEALRRELADTALQVVYVAPRATATEMNAEAVNELNRALGNRVDTPQAVASEILKAMENDERRRFIGWPEKLFVVINGILPRIVDKAMLKQLPVIRRFLNAGKSS from the coding sequence ATGAGGCTGCATGATCGCGTGTTCCTCCTGTTGGGCGGAACCGGCGGCATTGGTAAGGCTCTGGTTGATCCGCTGGTTCTGGCGGGCGCCCGTGTCATCGTGGCATCCCGGCATCCGGAAAGGACAGATCACCGGGAGGGTGTTTCCGCGGTGCACCTGGATCTCGCCGCGATAGATCTGGACCAACAGCTGGTGCGCCTGAGTGAGGCTTATCCTGATATCGACGGTATGATCCATTGTGCCGGGCAGAATCGCTTTGCCGGACTTGCTTCCATGACCGTCAGCGAACTCGATGCCCAGTATAGTGTGAACCTGCGCTCCGCCATGCTCGTCGCCAGACATTTTGTCCCCCGATTCGAGAAGGCGGGTGGCGGCGCTCTGGTGTTTGTGGGGTCGACTTTCGGCAGTATCGGCTTTCCCGGTTATACCGCCTATTGCGCCGCCAAGTTCGGCCTTAGGGGGTTCACCGAAGCCCTGCGCCGGGAACTGGCGGATACGGCGCTTCAGGTGGTCTACGTAGCGCCCCGGGCCACTGCCACCGAAATGAATGCGGAAGCCGTAAATGAGTTGAATCGTGCCCTTGGTAACCGCGTTGACACTCCGCAGGCGGTGGCATCAGAAATCCTGAAAGCCATGGAAAATGACGAACGCCGCCGGTTCATCGGCTGGCCCGAGAAACTGTTTGTGGTGATTAACGGGATACTGCCGCGCATTGTCGATAAAGCCATGCTGAAGCAACTGCCGGTGATCCGGCGCTTTCTCAATGCAGGAAAGTCTTCATGA
- a CDS encoding AtpZ/AtpI family protein, whose protein sequence is MSTKKDRSTDEIRRSAERMKRARSEPGVSPLRGLGAFGIIGWSVAVPTVGGAFLGLWLNKVAPQNFSWPIALILGGVVVGGMISWNWIGKEGPDQKGDKR, encoded by the coding sequence ATGAGCACGAAAAAAGACCGATCTACAGATGAAATCAGGCGCAGTGCCGAACGCATGAAACGCGCTCGCAGCGAGCCCGGCGTTAGCCCACTGCGAGGACTGGGAGCTTTCGGAATCATCGGTTGGTCGGTCGCAGTGCCCACCGTTGGTGGCGCATTTCTCGGATTATGGCTGAACAAAGTGGCGCCGCAGAACTTTTCCTGGCCCATTGCGCTGATTCTGGGCGGTGTTGTTGTCGGAGGCATGATTTCCTGGAACTGGATTGGCAAAGAAGGGCCGGATCAGAAGGGAGACAAGCGGTGA